The Syntrophorhabdaceae bacterium genomic interval CATAGGCACTGAGAGCAACGACACTATCCCTTCCTTTTTCGCAATTTCGGGATACATAAAACCCGGTTCCTTTGTGACATCGAGAACAGTGATGGGTTTTTTTTCAAAGACCGCCTTACCGCTTACCGATTGTCCTACTTTGAGGTTTGGTTTGTTGATATAGTCCTGGCTGAGGCTCTGCGTGGCTGCGATGACAAGCTCTTCTCTCTTTTCATCGAGCAACATGATCGAGCAGATCTTGGAATCCATCACCTTGGCAGTCATGGTGACGATCAACTGAAGTATCTCTTTGAGATAATAATCAGAGACGATTGTCCTGGAAACCTGCGAGAGAAGGTCAAGTTGTTTCGCCTTCTTCACCACCTCATCATATGTCATTGCGTTCTGGATGCTGCTCCCGAGGTATCGTCCGATCGTAAAAAGCAGGTTCACCTGCGGCTCCGGATAGATATGTTCCTTTCTGTTCCTGAGGTTCATTACGCCGATGATCTCGTTCTTTGAAAGGATCGGGATTGAAAGAAAGGCCTCGTATTGATCCTCTTCGAGGAGGGGGAAGGTTTTAAATCTCCTGTCCTTGTATGACTCCCTTGATAACGCCACCGGTTTCTTCTCTTTTGCGGCCCATCCGGTGACACCTTCGCCCATCTTCAGCCTCACGGTGCCCAGTCCCTTAAGACGCCTGTCGTTCGATGCCGTAAGAATAAGCTCGTCGTTTGGCCCATCGTACAGATAGACAAGGCAGGAATCAACGGTCACAAAATTCATGATAGTCTCTATAATGCGCTGCAGAAGCACCTTCAGGTCAAGGTTGTCGCTGATGTCCTTTGCAACCTCATGGAGAATCCGTAACTCCTCATCTTTTTGTGCTGCCCTCTGCTTCGTCTCTGTGTTCCGCATATCACCAACACCTGTCTTCGGCAATCACTGT includes:
- a CDS encoding GAF domain-containing protein, with protein sequence MRNTETKQRAAQKDEELRILHEVAKDISDNLDLKVLLQRIIETIMNFVTVDSCLVYLYDGPNDELILTASNDRRLKGLGTVRLKMGEGVTGWAAKEKKPVALSRESYKDRRFKTFPLLEEDQYEAFLSIPILSKNEIIGVMNLRNRKEHIYPEPQVNLLFTIGRYLGSSIQNAMTYDEVVKKAKQLDLLSQVSRTIVSDYYLKEILQLIVTMTAKVMDSKICSIMLLDEKREELVIAATQSLSQDYINKPNLKVGQSVSGKAVFEKKPITVLDVTKEPGFMYPEIAKKEGIVSLLSVPMMIKDRVIGVINSYTKSEHNFRKEEIDILQAVANQAAVAIENTNLSQEILTAKEALESRKIIERAKGILMKELGLTEDESYKKIHKKSMDMRKTMKEIADAIILTSDLKKRT